The Gasterosteus aculeatus chromosome 18, fGasAcu3.hap1.1, whole genome shotgun sequence genome segment ATGTCCGGGTATGTGTCGATTCTTACAGATACACTCAACAGAGCAAAGAAGCACGTACAAAGTCATCCGCGCAGCCCAGCCTCTTGGTTCGGTCCTTCTGCAGGAGGCCTTCCAGCAGGTGCCTGGCCGCGTTGGAAATGTTGGGTTTCAGCTGCAGCGGCTTGTTCAGGATGTTGTCGTACATCTCTGCTGTGTTGCGGCTGTAGAACGGAGGCTGTGGAAGGGACGATAGAGAGAACTGATTAGCATCTTGGCAACAAGACGGGGGCGAGGCGTCCACATGACCGCCGCTGATTGAATCATTTCGAATCACGCACAGATTCACGTGCGAACACGCGCGGCGAAAAAGGGAGATAAGCTGGTGCCCGTGTGTGCAGTATCACTCGATATTACAGATAATGTCCATGACATTTAAGGCTAAATAGAGGCCGGCGTGTAACTATTCCGCGAAATCACGGCGAGGGGAACGGCAACGTCACTCACCAGGCCGTAGAGCATCTCGTAGAGGACAGCCCCTAAACACCACCAGTCCACCGTCCGGTCGTACGGCTGCTTGTGTAGAACCTCGGGAGCCAAATACTGTGtgcgggaaaagaaaaaagtggtgAGCTACGTTACCGGACGAGTGCCGTCAAAGTCCCGTGCGACCTGACATGACTTGACCCTCACCTCTGGAGTACCGCAGAAGGTCGACGTGGTGCCGTTGGGTTCGATGTTCTCCTTGCAGAGGCCAAAATCGGTGAGAATGATGTGCCCCTGGGAGTCCAGCAGGATGTTCTCCGGCTTCAGGTCCCTGTAGACGATGTTGAGGGAGTGGAGGTAGCCCAGTGCGCTGGCGATCTCCGCCGAGTAGAACCTGGCTCGGGGCTCGAGGAAGCAGcgctctctctgcaggtggtAGAACAACTGGAagacaaggaaaacaaacagtATTAGTAACTGAACttcaaatgttttgattatCAAAAAGGGGAATTTGAGCGCGAGAGAGCAGCGTGACcgagaaagagaaaggagagTCAATGTCTCCTGCTCCCGATGACGCCCGCGGCTAATCAGCAATCTCTTTGCTCGTCCAACAATCGCAGGAAATTAGCTGGAATAGACACACTGAGCCTGAATGGCGCTGCTAATTTGGGCCCGGAGTCTCTCCCGCTGTCCCAACCCACCCCACGGTTTCCTGCGAGGTGTTTCCTTTACAGAAAGAAGGGCAAGAGAGTGGCAGCTTCTATTCTGCTTCTCATGACAGGATATCCCGTCTTTCTGTCTGCGTTTCTGCCTCGAAATTAATCTCGGATTCTGACACAGCATTATTCCCCCTAAAACCCCGATCCTTCATCTTCAGCCTCTCGCTTCGCCTCCGTCACCCCcccgcttcacctcctcatcCGCCAACTCACCTCTCCTCCGTTGATGTAGTCCAGGATGAAGTAGAGTTTGTCCGCCGTTTGGAAGGAGTAGTGCAGGCCAACCAGGAACGGGTGCTTGACATTCTTCAGCAGCACATTCCTCTCTGACATGATGTGTTTTTCCTGAGGATTACAAAGAGGCTTAGAGAGGTTGACTAAGAGACGCGCTGTGCAGCACGTGCATTTTCTGCATGCCTGCGTCCACCTTTACCTCCTTCTTCTTGAGAATCGCCTTCTTCTGCAGGACTTTGACTGCGTAAAACTGGTCGTCGGCGCGGTGGCGTGCCAGCAGGACTTTGCCGAAGCTCCCCTTGCCGATCACCTTCAGGAAGTGGAAGTCGTTGGGTTTGGCTGAAGGGTTGGAGGATGGTCCGAGGTTGATCTGTTGGGAGGGACTGGgctgggagaagaggagaggacgaggacgttAGAGACCCATCGTGAACCCCAAAATCTAAGACATACACGTAaacagagggtgtgtgtgtgtgtgtggttgtgtatcTCTGCAAAACGGTGAAATGTAAACAAAGGACAAAGCACACAATTCACTGTTTAATGCAAATATACttacaggaggagagggatttGTGTTCATCAGCTCAGCATCCTGAGGAGGACTTAAGTTCAGAATAGACTGAACTTCaggactgaaaaaaagaagaaaaaattcaAAGTTAGTTTATTCAACAAAGCATCAAAAGTATCTATTTGTTGTATGTGAACCAGCTGATCCTCCAGTGAAGGCAGAACAATGACAGGAGTCACATGGTACTCACTGCTTGCAGGCGTAGGAGTTTGTGGCGAGCCGCTGAATGAAGTCGTTCAGACCCATTCTCCTCTGTTTCATAAAAGCTGCAAcgaaagagaagaaggaaaaaaaaagaaattttagatttttaaagtaaaatgcgCAAAAAAGGATGTTCCGTACACGTGAAGAAGAGCCTGCTTCAGCTGGTTAGAAGTCCGTACCGGTGACTAGTGACACGAGCCCTCTAGATTTCGAGTAAGTCAGGTCGGACTTTTCCGTTTCTGTTTTGAGAGTCATGGTGTGATGCGATCAGCTGCCTCCAAACTTAAAATACAACTAACATGGCTTTGGCTCGTTGCTTTATAACGCGCTGGGGAGGCGCGTCTGCACACAAGCTCACGCCCCTCTGGTGGGCGGTGACCGGTTCCCCGCTGGGCCAATCGGAGGCCGTTGCGCTCCTGATGAGTCACAGCCGCACCTCGCGACGCGCTTGAGGCAAAAAAACAtaataggaagaaaaaaaaaataagttctTCAAAAATCCCGTGAAAAGtcattaccatggcaactttGCTTAACATCCCACGTGTCACGCAATCTGAATTGGGGAAACGAATCCCATGAATCCTGTATAGGCTATAATGACATCCAGATGTGTCCGTGTAAGTCATTTATGCAAACCATTAACATACCCGGAAGGACAGAATTAACTGTACAAAAAGTGCACATGAAGTAAAAACTTCTTCTCCAAACGCGGGAGTGACGCAggtccccccaccctcccaccccggtATACAAAAGAACCAGGGGGGAGAGCCTGAGCCGGGGGAGGCCCGATgccaagggaaaaaaaggagaagctggTGGTGGAAAAGTACTGACCGGGGAAACTTCTGAATGCGTCCAAGTCAAACAAGAGACGGATCGGACGCGCACGTCCTGTCTCTCGAGGTCAAATAACTCGAATTCGATGGTTGAAATGGCGCAAAGAACAGGGGCTCGTTTCGTGCGCTGGCACACAGATGATCAGATGGGCTCAGCGCGGTTATGTAAAAGGTCCATGGAACATGAGAGGGCCAACTCATTTTTAGAAGGTCATTCTTAACCGTGCAAATAAAAGGAAGAAGGCACCGCAATGTTATCTAAAACAAACCGTGGCtgcaatattgcaaaaaaaaaagtttatggATTAAAGAAAGTAGAGTTGGACCACACCACGTTGTGCGTTTTTTTTATacgcaccaaaaaaaaaaatcacaacagTTGCAATGATGTGTTAAAAGTAAAAACCAAGGCCTGACTCACAGCTTGTCATGTCCTTAACTATCTGGAAAAGCAAACAGCGTGTCACCAGAGAGCACAAACACGCCTTTCACATGTGAAGGGGCTCCTCACTTCACTGCCCCACAGCCACACAAGGTCTCCCCTACCAAGGGAGGCTTTTCCCACAGCAGCACCATACGTCCAGATCAAGGGATTACGGCTTCCCACGCAGGCGTAAATTCTCCCCAACCACAGAAACCACTCCAGAAAGTAGGTCAAAGGAGAAACGCACCACCCCGAAT includes the following:
- the sgk1 gene encoding serine/threonine-protein kinase Sgk1 isoform X1 produces the protein MKLVNRGGGGGGGGGGGGGGGGVGGGGGGEKTAFSFKKCSAFQFVKRKVRRWMRNPKVSVEKAQGKGLYPCPRGPLAEDLWHTHFPSPYGCCHYGGLQAGQCYRQAPGSPRPRPASGRTGGHDTSAACKVRKWKMLARHHGDGDDKQKEAESDVHPGGCRSWGIHASPPMAGPVMLECSVCSGPYISYALEDTWQPRQRAQAMDLYYHNDSDPDSYRCPGDSTFMKQRRMGLNDFIQRLATNSYACKHPEVQSILNLSPPQDAELMNTNPSPPPSPSQQINLGPSSNPSAKPNDFHFLKVIGKGSFGKVLLARHRADDQFYAVKVLQKKAILKKKEEKHIMSERNVLLKNVKHPFLVGLHYSFQTADKLYFILDYINGGELFYHLQRERCFLEPRARFYSAEIASALGYLHSLNIVYRDLKPENILLDSQGHIILTDFGLCKENIEPNGTTSTFCGTPEYLAPEVLHKQPYDRTVDWWCLGAVLYEMLYGLPPFYSRNTAEMYDNILNKPLQLKPNISNAARHLLEGLLQKDRTKRLGCADDFIEIKSHVFFSPINWDDLNAKKITPPFNPNVTGPNDLRHFDPEFTDEPVPSSIGCSPDSALVTASIKDAAEAFVGFSYAPSMDSYL
- the sgk1 gene encoding serine/threonine-protein kinase Sgk1 isoform X2 encodes the protein MKLVNRGGGGGGGGGGGGGGGGVGGGGGGEKTAFSFKKCSAFQFVKRKVRKWKMLARHHGDGDDKQKEAESDVHPGGCRSWGIHASPPMAGPVMLECSVCSGPYISYALEDTWQPRQRAQAMDLYYHNDSDPDSYRCPGDSTFMKQRRMGLNDFIQRLATNSYACKHPEVQSILNLSPPQDAELMNTNPSPPPSPSQQINLGPSSNPSAKPNDFHFLKVIGKGSFGKVLLARHRADDQFYAVKVLQKKAILKKKEEKHIMSERNVLLKNVKHPFLVGLHYSFQTADKLYFILDYINGGELFYHLQRERCFLEPRARFYSAEIASALGYLHSLNIVYRDLKPENILLDSQGHIILTDFGLCKENIEPNGTTSTFCGTPEYLAPEVLHKQPYDRTVDWWCLGAVLYEMLYGLPPFYSRNTAEMYDNILNKPLQLKPNISNAARHLLEGLLQKDRTKRLGCADDFIEIKSHVFFSPINWDDLNAKKITPPFNPNVTGPNDLRHFDPEFTDEPVPSSIGCSPDSALVTASIKDAAEAFVGFSYAPSMDSYL
- the sgk1 gene encoding serine/threonine-protein kinase Sgk1 isoform X3 produces the protein MLARHHGDGDDKQKEAESDVHPGGCRSWGIHASPPMAGPVMLECSVCSGPYISYALEDTWQPRQRAQAMDLYYHNDSDPDSYRCPGDSTFMKQRRMGLNDFIQRLATNSYACKHPEVQSILNLSPPQDAELMNTNPSPPPSPSQQINLGPSSNPSAKPNDFHFLKVIGKGSFGKVLLARHRADDQFYAVKVLQKKAILKKKEEKHIMSERNVLLKNVKHPFLVGLHYSFQTADKLYFILDYINGGELFYHLQRERCFLEPRARFYSAEIASALGYLHSLNIVYRDLKPENILLDSQGHIILTDFGLCKENIEPNGTTSTFCGTPEYLAPEVLHKQPYDRTVDWWCLGAVLYEMLYGLPPFYSRNTAEMYDNILNKPLQLKPNISNAARHLLEGLLQKDRTKRLGCADDFIEIKSHVFFSPINWDDLNAKKITPPFNPNVTGPNDLRHFDPEFTDEPVPSSIGCSPDSALVTASIKDAAEAFVGFSYAPSMDSYL